One Fusarium poae strain DAOMC 252244 chromosome 4, whole genome shotgun sequence DNA window includes the following coding sequences:
- a CDS encoding hypothetical protein (TransMembrane:6 (o20-37i58-80o86-106i126-148o168-186i206-225o)) encodes MFELWKGPGFTEVNAGSDDMNIASIAWGISLGVGIFSSTKAIRQTMDSWSRGRKMNQYIILVWLEWTSSCIMSAVTWCYLRNYIPGGFPVFFVLIFLWCIQIQALIQIIINRIAILMVNRRKAKWLKIWSFLIILCINISVFMIWIPARLQINDTWININKVWDRIEKVIFLLVDAGLNLYFIHLVRSRLIANGLTKYTRLFRYNLGMIAISMTMDILLIAMMSLPNDIVYVQFHPLAYLVKLHIEMNMADLIIKVVKASNGNGYDYSGSKSGSTQPKQKSGNKLGKGHIPSAMFIGGNLTLCQAGDDDIEMNRLEGGIQKTTRTEVEVVVKQTRPSDSDDRDMNSDGESMRPLRNGNTYTVPEPKRRRSSQIAILTAP; translated from the exons ATGTTCGAATTGTGGAAAGGTCCAGGATTCACAGAAGTCAACGCTGGCTCAGATGACATGAACATTGCCAGTATCGCCTGGGGCATATCGCTCGGCGTCGGTATCTTTAGCTCTACAAAAGCCATTCGACAAACGATGGACTCGTGGAGTAGAGGCCGAAAAATGAACCAATACATTATCTTGGTGTGGCTCGAATGGACAAGCAGTTGTATCATGAGTGCTGTTACTTGGTGTTATTTACGAAATTATATTCCTGGCGGGTTTCCAGTCTTTTTCGTTCTAA TCTTTCTCTGGTGTATACAGATCCAAGCCCTTATacaaatcatcatcaacagaaTCGCGATTCTCATGGTCAATCGGAGAAAAGCAAAATGGCTCAAGATCTGGTCGTTTCTGATCATCTTGTGTATCAATATCAGTGTCTTTATGATTTGGATCCCAGCGAGATTGCAGATCAATGACACTTGGATAAATATCAACAAAGTCTGGGATAGAATCGAAAAGGTTATCTTTTTACTTGTCGACGCCGGACTTAATCTCTACTTTATCCATCTTGTGCGATCGAGGCTTATTGCAAATGGCCTCACCAAGTACACTCGTTTGTTTCGCTACAACTTGGGCAtgattgctatttctatgaCAATGGAT ATTCTTCTCATTGCCATGATGTCTCTTCCCAACGACATTGT TTATGTTCAATTCCACCCCCTCGCATATCTCGTCAAACTCCACATCGAAATGAACATGGCCgatctcatcatcaaagttGTGAAAGCCAGTAACGGTAATGGCTACGACTACTCTGGCTCCAAGTCGGGCAGCACCCAACCGAAACAAAAAAGCGGCAACAAGCTCGGAAAAGGACACATCCCTTCAGCCATGTTTATCGGAGGAAACTTGACCCTTTGCCAAGCTGGCGACGACGATATCGAGATGAACAGATTGGAGGGCGGTATTCAGAAGACGACCAGGACTGAAGTTGAGGTGGTGGTCAAGCAGACTAGACCATCTGACAGTGATGATCGGGATATGAACAGTGACGGAGAGTCGATGAGGCCATTGAGGAATGGCAATACTTATACG GTCCCAGAACCAAAGAGGCGACGGAGCTCTCAAATTGCCATTCTCACAGCACCATAG